From the Oryza glaberrima chromosome 5, OglaRS2, whole genome shotgun sequence genome, one window contains:
- the LOC127773297 gene encoding uncharacterized protein At4g28440-like, protein MADSGARRQPSFTKVDQLRPGTHGHNLLLKVVDSKMVLQRGGGPQGRHMRIAECLVGDETGIIVFTARNDQVDVMKAGASVDLRNAKIDMFKGSMRLAVDKWGIVKAAESPADFTVKEDNNMSLIEFELVTVVE, encoded by the exons ATGGCGGACTCCGGCGCTCGCAGGCAGCCTAGCTTCACCAAGGTCGACCAGCTCCGCCCTGGGACCCATGGCCACAACCTTCTCCTCAAGGTCGTCGACTCCAAGATGGTCCTTCAGAGGGGCGGAGGCCCTCAGGGCAGGCACATGCGGATTGCCGAGTGCCTCGTCGGCGATGAAACCGGCATTATTGTCTTCACCGCAAGGAACGACCAGG TGGATGTAATGAAGGCTGGGGCTAGTGTTGACCTGAGGAATGCCAAGATTGATATGTTCAAGGGGTCGATGCGGCTTGCGGTGGACAAGTGGGGGATTGTGAAAGCTGCTGAAAGCCCAGCTGATTTCACAGTGAAGGAGGATAACAACATGTCCTTGATCGAGTTTGAGCTGGTGACAGTGGTGGAGTGA